One Verrucomicrobiota bacterium genomic region harbors:
- the lpxI gene encoding UDP-2,3-diacylglucosamine diphosphatase LpxI (LpxI, functionally equivalent to LpxH, replaces it in LPS biosynthesis in a minority of bacteria.), which yields MSDLSRFLPRSFDPGAKVTLIAGRGSYPQLTADRIRSNGVDLSLIALDGETRDELFESFPKERRRKAKVGQIGKLVKYLKVLETRYVVMVGQIQPGRLFKGLHPDLRAIKILASLKEKNAATIFGAIVAEIEAAGCEVLDARAFLDEDLASVGTMTGFRSAYLPEHLDHGIKIGAECARLHIGQSILVRKGTVLAVEAFEGTDQMIQRGGSFKTDQKILVKMPHPDHDFRFDVPVFGMTTLETLKEAGVTTAALAANKTIILNKKEVLTTAHEYGIEILGFS from the coding sequence ATGTCCGATTTGTCACGCTTCCTACCGAGGTCCTTCGACCCCGGTGCTAAGGTTACTTTGATCGCTGGCCGTGGCTCCTACCCGCAGCTCACTGCAGACCGCATACGGTCCAACGGTGTTGACCTTTCCTTGATCGCCCTCGATGGCGAAACGCGGGATGAGCTCTTTGAGAGCTTTCCCAAAGAACGAAGGCGCAAAGCAAAGGTTGGGCAGATCGGCAAACTCGTGAAATACCTGAAGGTCCTTGAAACGCGTTACGTTGTAATGGTTGGACAAATACAACCGGGTAGGCTCTTCAAAGGCCTTCATCCTGACCTGCGCGCGATCAAAATCCTAGCCTCCCTAAAGGAGAAAAATGCTGCGACGATCTTTGGGGCAATCGTCGCAGAAATCGAGGCAGCGGGTTGTGAAGTTCTCGATGCACGCGCCTTCCTCGACGAAGACCTTGCCTCGGTCGGAACAATGACGGGCTTCCGTTCGGCCTACCTCCCCGAACACCTCGATCACGGGATCAAGATCGGAGCGGAGTGCGCCAGGCTTCACATCGGGCAAAGCATCCTTGTCCGCAAGGGGACGGTCCTTGCAGTCGAGGCCTTCGAAGGAACCGATCAGATGATCCAGCGCGGTGGAAGCTTTAAGACCGACCAAAAAATCCTAGTCAAAATGCCTCACCCCGACCACGACTTCCGCTTCGACGTCCCCGTCTTCGGAATGACCACCCTGGAAACGCTCAAGGAGGCTGGTGTGACCACCGCTGCACTTGCAGCAAATAAGACAATTATTCTCAACAAGAAAGAAGTCCTCACCACTGCACACGAATATGGGATCGAAATCCTCGGCTTCTCTTGA
- a CDS encoding ERCC4 domain-containing protein: MNPQILVDDRERNQDLLDTLFQSEGVGVEISRLETGDFEVDGLVLIERKTAADFVASLFDGRLFSQATRLVKSSHRGAYIVEGSAKDWASLRISREAIQGALISLMLIFDVPVLRSQGPVETAKLLTYAVRQLARARAEGDVPVRQVKAKRRSTRKQKVLYALPGIGSKRAKLLLAHFGSVRACLDADVDQLTKVDGVGRAIA; the protein is encoded by the coding sequence ATGAATCCGCAAATTCTTGTCGATGATCGAGAGAGGAACCAAGACCTTCTTGATACTCTATTCCAGAGTGAGGGTGTGGGCGTCGAGATTTCTCGTTTGGAGACTGGCGATTTTGAAGTAGATGGGTTGGTCCTGATTGAACGGAAAACTGCGGCTGACTTTGTGGCCTCTCTTTTTGACGGGCGGCTGTTTTCGCAAGCGACTCGATTAGTGAAGAGTTCACATCGAGGGGCTTACATTGTCGAAGGCTCAGCTAAAGACTGGGCATCGTTGCGCATATCCCGCGAAGCGATCCAGGGTGCGTTGATTTCGCTCATGTTGATTTTCGATGTTCCGGTGCTGCGTTCGCAAGGACCGGTCGAGACAGCGAAGCTCCTAACTTATGCTGTTCGGCAGTTAGCGAGGGCGCGAGCGGAAGGCGACGTTCCTGTCAGGCAGGTAAAAGCGAAGCGTCGCTCGACGAGAAAACAGAAGGTGCTCTATGCCTTGCCGGGAATTGGATCAAAAAGGGCAAAGCTATTACTTGCGCATTTCGGAAGCGTGCGTGCCTGTTTGGATGCGGATGTCGATCAACTGACAAAGGTCGATGGAGTGGGGCGGGCGATCGCTTAG
- a CDS encoding four helix bundle protein, translating to MSIYLRFEDLPVWCEGIRLAEGIYDLTEAVGKRLSYSAKDQIERAALSVSNNIAEGFERGTTNELLAFLYIARGLAGEVRSMLCFFERRKVLCDLRSEISNLKSIAESCSRQLRAWADSLQNSEIKGQRHLNDSSRREFDRKRNSDEGIASFRQRLVDTLPPNHPALANLKSQI from the coding sequence ATGTCCATCTACCTGCGCTTTGAAGATCTACCGGTTTGGTGCGAGGGGATTCGTCTTGCTGAGGGTATCTATGATCTGACGGAGGCGGTGGGGAAGCGGCTGTCTTACTCCGCGAAAGATCAGATCGAGCGGGCGGCTTTGTCGGTTTCGAATAATATCGCAGAGGGTTTTGAACGTGGGACGACGAATGAGTTGCTTGCATTTTTGTATATCGCGCGGGGATTGGCAGGAGAGGTGCGATCGATGCTGTGTTTTTTTGAACGACGGAAGGTGCTGTGTGATTTGAGATCTGAAATTTCAAATTTGAAATCCATAGCTGAGTCTTGTTCGAGGCAGCTTCGAGCCTGGGCAGACTCTTTACAGAATTCTGAGATCAAAGGGCAGCGACATCTGAACGACTCTTCGCGGAGGGAGTTTGATCGAAAGCGGAATAGCGATGAGGGGATAGCGTCATTTCGGCAGCGCCTTGTGGATACGCTACCTCCCAATCATCCGGCACTTGCTAATCTGAAATCTCAGATTTGA
- a CDS encoding DUF1080 domain-containing protein — protein MLTKTLLAISIWIIPVASATSPDEDGWFTLFDGTSLDGWKSNDETPNVFSITENGELRVDGGRAHLFWVGHDGIPAAFKNFEVSMQVKTTPEANSGVFFHTEYQEDGWPGVGLEAQVNTSHKDRRKTGSVYAKQDVMDNAPSTDGEWFEYNILVDEKTVTISVDGEVVNSYTEPESPLVTEKRPLAKLGQGTFAIQGHDPNSVVFYKDIRVRNLD, from the coding sequence ATGCTAACAAAGACCCTTCTCGCAATCTCAATCTGGATCATCCCAGTAGCCTCCGCCACATCCCCCGATGAGGATGGATGGTTTACCCTCTTTGATGGCACAAGCCTCGATGGTTGGAAGTCCAACGACGAAACACCAAACGTTTTTTCCATCACCGAAAACGGTGAACTCCGCGTCGACGGAGGACGAGCCCACCTTTTTTGGGTGGGGCACGACGGCATTCCCGCAGCGTTCAAAAATTTCGAAGTCAGTATGCAGGTAAAGACGACCCCAGAAGCGAATTCGGGAGTCTTTTTTCACACCGAATATCAGGAAGATGGCTGGCCGGGTGTTGGACTGGAGGCTCAGGTCAACACTTCTCACAAAGATCGTCGAAAGACAGGTAGTGTCTACGCAAAACAGGACGTAATGGACAATGCTCCATCGACCGATGGAGAGTGGTTTGAATATAACATTCTCGTGGACGAAAAAACCGTAACAATCTCTGTAGACGGGGAGGTCGTAAACTCATACACAGAGCCTGAATCCCCACTCGTAACGGAAAAGCGCCCGCTAGCCAAACTGGGTCAAGGCACTTTTGCCATCCAAGGCCACGATCCAAACAGCGTTGTATTTTACAAGGACATCAGAGTGCGCAATCTCGACTGA
- a CDS encoding ThuA domain-containing protein, with amino-acid sequence MRCLFFLFFFTFIASLNADPIKVLVITGQNNHNWKATNPIIVDILESTGKFDVTVTKQIEAFDPSKLSDFDVIFSNWNLWKHRKDMPEKFAWSPELKEAYVDFVRDGGGHVAMHAGSSTFFDWDDYQEICVATWKAGTHHGPRHVFDVRIDVEDHPVTEGLGDFSKYDELWESIYISAEDPVILTSGYASKEFRGDDVWEPTTLVSQFGEGRTAYTSFGHDVQAFESEEFQVLLARLVEWAATGEVTIPPPTN; translated from the coding sequence ATGCGCTGCTTGTTTTTCCTCTTCTTTTTCACTTTTATCGCGTCTTTAAACGCAGACCCTATCAAGGTCTTGGTGATTACGGGCCAGAACAATCACAATTGGAAGGCGACCAACCCGATCATCGTAGATATTCTCGAATCAACGGGTAAATTCGATGTGACGGTAACCAAACAGATTGAGGCTTTTGATCCATCGAAATTAAGTGATTTCGACGTGATCTTTAGCAACTGGAACTTGTGGAAGCATCGCAAAGACATGCCAGAGAAGTTTGCTTGGTCTCCGGAGTTAAAGGAGGCCTACGTCGATTTCGTTCGCGATGGTGGCGGGCACGTGGCGATGCATGCGGGCTCCTCCACCTTCTTTGATTGGGACGATTACCAGGAAATTTGCGTCGCTACCTGGAAAGCAGGGACTCACCACGGTCCACGACACGTGTTCGACGTTCGGATCGATGTGGAGGATCATCCAGTGACTGAAGGTCTTGGCGACTTCAGCAAATACGATGAGCTTTGGGAGAGCATTTACATCTCTGCCGAGGACCCAGTTATTTTGACCTCTGGATATGCATCCAAGGAATTCAGGGGCGACGACGTTTGGGAGCCTACTACCTTAGTGAGCCAATTTGGAGAAGGCCGGACCGCTTACACCAGTTTTGGACATGATGTTCAGGCTTTCGAAAGCGAAGAGTTTCAAGTCCTGCTCGCTCGTCTTGTCGAGTGGGCTGCTACGGGTGAAGTGACTATCCCTCCGCCGACGAATTAA
- a CDS encoding AEC family transporter, translating to MRSTRVRALSSEAVEVFGLIFPAFAVMITGYVFARLKVLPECLETNLIQFLFYVAVPSIMFGTIAEQNLKSLLNLPFIAIFGAATGVVFVIAITGSLVSQKRGLGALTMVVMPSVVSNTAIIGLPLLHSLLGKPGVVLASLANIMIVFFLLIEVAFLETAKASSRAGSHWAPIKNTVLNPIVLSTLLGVAYAVMPLPLPKIASNFFDLLGSAVAPCALFAVGMSLRPRSLIESGAQVLVLSGLKLIVLPFLALGLVLFFKTDPLVAVCIVLCAGLPTAKNQFILADKYHESEELVANMVSFTTVVSVVTLLLWLLLLADLYPGLFSK from the coding sequence TTGCGAAGTACTAGAGTTCGCGCACTCTCATCCGAAGCTGTGGAGGTATTTGGTTTAATTTTTCCGGCATTTGCCGTGATGATCACAGGATATGTTTTTGCTCGCCTAAAGGTCCTCCCTGAATGCCTGGAAACTAATCTGATTCAATTTCTTTTCTACGTTGCGGTTCCGTCGATCATGTTTGGGACGATTGCGGAGCAGAACCTGAAGAGCCTTTTGAATTTGCCTTTTATAGCGATATTTGGGGCGGCAACGGGTGTTGTGTTTGTAATCGCTATTACAGGGTCTCTGGTATCTCAGAAAAGAGGCCTTGGGGCACTAACCATGGTTGTGATGCCTTCGGTCGTTTCGAACACAGCGATTATCGGTTTACCACTCTTGCACTCTCTTCTTGGAAAACCTGGAGTCGTCCTAGCAAGCCTCGCCAACATCATGATTGTCTTTTTTCTTCTGATTGAGGTGGCGTTCCTCGAAACGGCCAAAGCTAGTTCAAGAGCTGGATCGCATTGGGCACCAATTAAGAATACGGTTCTAAATCCGATTGTTTTATCGACGCTTTTGGGCGTCGCTTATGCCGTTATGCCGCTTCCCCTTCCTAAAATAGCCAGCAATTTCTTTGACCTTTTGGGGTCTGCCGTCGCTCCATGCGCACTCTTTGCCGTTGGAATGTCATTGAGACCCCGCTCATTGATTGAAAGTGGGGCGCAGGTACTGGTTCTCTCTGGACTAAAGCTGATTGTCCTTCCGTTCCTGGCTCTTGGCCTGGTCCTGTTCTTCAAGACGGATCCTCTTGTCGCGGTGTGTATCGTTCTTTGCGCCGGGTTGCCGACAGCAAAGAATCAATTCATCTTGGCTGATAAATATCACGAATCCGAAGAGCTGGTGGCCAACATGGTCTCTTTTACAACGGTAGTCTCTGTCGTGACGCTTCTTCTTTGGTTGTTGTTACTGGCGGATCTTTACCCAGGTTTATTTTCGAAGTAA
- a CDS encoding TetR/AcrR family transcriptional regulator — protein sequence MPRPRASEKEQALVEAAIELFLQKGVRSTTVKEITERAGVATGTFYVYYKDKVAIIRAFAYAFADQHRGMAESILKSGRPPTDKLSQYVLGLFDLWQPFGENTTGPVEVAEAVIRHAPETLGIAQEQFLKTVEEILKEAKAFGGAVEDPQAEARWIAYATAAFFPLAGTPAERAFAESLNRTQLEGLIHWLAKRF from the coding sequence ATGCCGCGGCCCCGAGCATCTGAGAAGGAGCAAGCTCTCGTCGAGGCCGCCATTGAACTCTTTCTCCAGAAGGGCGTTCGCAGCACTACCGTCAAAGAAATCACGGAACGGGCCGGAGTCGCCACCGGAACCTTTTACGTGTACTACAAAGACAAAGTCGCCATCATTCGCGCCTTCGCCTATGCCTTTGCCGACCAGCATCGAGGGATGGCCGAAAGCATCTTAAAATCCGGTCGCCCGCCCACCGATAAACTCTCCCAATACGTGCTAGGCCTATTTGACCTTTGGCAACCCTTTGGCGAGAACACCACCGGACCCGTCGAAGTCGCTGAAGCGGTGATCCGCCATGCCCCCGAGACTCTCGGCATCGCACAAGAGCAGTTTCTCAAGACGGTCGAAGAGATTCTCAAAGAAGCAAAGGCATTCGGTGGTGCCGTCGAAGATCCTCAAGCGGAAGCCCGATGGATCGCTTATGCGACAGCGGCCTTCTTTCCCCTTGCCGGAACCCCCGCAGAGAGAGCCTTTGCAGAGTCTCTGAACCGTACCCAGCTCGAAGGCCTGATCCATTGGCTTGCAAAGCGGTTTTAG
- a CDS encoding alpha/beta fold hydrolase, protein MLAYQLNDVSKEGPLVLFLHGLGIGGWAWNPVIEGLRNTGSVVLDLPGHGNSNDIIWRSIAETAERVAEVVDRLPVDRDVHLTGHSLGAYVGLEVLLKCPDRFSSALLSGFHIGKLKKSALLKLAYVVNEMIFSTPWLRRWYLPRLFGEGAFAKRLIQEASKTKSGTIRRAGCQVVEATTLPSFQSLGLPVLAVAGDQEPEAIRSMPDRLAEKFPNVEGKLLENRGHLWPLLEPSLYAALLMDWIQAL, encoded by the coding sequence ATGCTCGCATACCAGCTAAATGATGTCAGCAAAGAAGGGCCATTAGTCCTATTTCTGCACGGGCTAGGAATCGGAGGCTGGGCTTGGAACCCGGTTATTGAGGGGTTACGAAACACAGGATCCGTTGTATTGGACCTTCCGGGACACGGGAACAGCAACGACATTATTTGGCGATCCATCGCTGAGACTGCCGAACGAGTGGCGGAGGTGGTTGATCGCTTACCAGTTGACAGAGATGTTCATCTCACGGGTCATTCTTTGGGAGCTTATGTCGGACTAGAGGTTTTGTTGAAATGTCCCGATCGTTTCTCATCGGCCTTATTATCCGGCTTTCATATTGGAAAACTGAAGAAGTCGGCCCTTTTGAAGCTCGCTTATGTCGTCAACGAAATGATCTTTAGCACACCGTGGCTTCGCAGATGGTATCTTCCTAGATTGTTCGGTGAAGGAGCTTTTGCCAAACGTCTGATTCAAGAGGCCTCCAAGACTAAATCCGGAACGATCCGACGTGCAGGATGCCAAGTCGTAGAGGCTACAACATTGCCAAGTTTCCAGTCTTTAGGATTGCCAGTCCTTGCAGTCGCGGGAGACCAGGAACCGGAAGCGATCCGATCCATGCCAGATCGGTTGGCAGAGAAGTTTCCAAATGTCGAAGGCAAGCTTCTGGAAAACCGGGGACATCTCTGGCCGCTTCTTGAGCCATCCCTTTATGCGGCGCTGCTGATGGACTGGATTCAAGCACTTTAA
- a CDS encoding MFS transporter, with the protein MYLFFHSLYKDIRAQPRVVYVILLGLFLTRFGTYVFPFLALYLSSLGYSAGHVAAVLAVMGFGNILGPLAGGYLADAIGRKRTMSIALFGSALATLGIYASADRYGLLLAVVFFNGFIGFLYGPASNALLTDLVPADQRVTTFALIRLAMNGGFAAGPAVGGLLYATAPVLMFIGDAFTTLLCATLISVYVPHGLRTIRGKAGSLKVFVQSWKAALSDLRTHHLYKQYLLAIFFMAFGFCQVFSVLAMSTKDTGLSASEYGLIMSVNGLLILLIELPMSHFLKRFAPRRVLAVGFGLIGFGLFGFGMAGSHLGFLLAMILFTLGEIVALPVGMAYSSGLAPEEFRGRYLGLRGITWGVAGALASTGLVIYSEIGIAVWFIAGASSLIGTLVVLLPARTRRKSAASPNLAS; encoded by the coding sequence GTGTACCTTTTCTTTCACTCTCTTTACAAAGACATCCGGGCACAGCCCCGGGTCGTCTATGTCATCTTACTCGGGCTTTTCCTGACCCGGTTTGGAACCTATGTGTTTCCGTTTCTCGCGCTATACCTGAGCTCACTCGGTTACTCAGCGGGGCATGTGGCGGCAGTTCTGGCCGTCATGGGTTTTGGGAACATCCTCGGACCTCTGGCGGGCGGTTACCTCGCGGACGCGATCGGACGGAAACGCACGATGTCCATTGCGCTTTTCGGTAGTGCTCTCGCGACGCTCGGCATTTATGCCTCTGCGGATCGATATGGTCTCTTGTTGGCTGTGGTCTTTTTCAATGGCTTCATCGGCTTCCTTTACGGGCCGGCTTCGAATGCGTTGTTGACGGACCTTGTGCCCGCAGACCAGCGCGTAACTACCTTCGCATTGATACGGTTGGCAATGAACGGTGGCTTCGCGGCCGGACCTGCGGTCGGAGGATTGCTCTACGCAACGGCACCTGTGCTCATGTTTATCGGCGATGCCTTTACGACCTTGCTCTGCGCTACGCTCATTTCGGTGTATGTGCCGCATGGGCTGCGGACGATTCGTGGGAAAGCGGGTTCGCTGAAGGTCTTTGTCCAGAGCTGGAAAGCTGCCTTGAGCGACTTGCGCACGCACCATCTTTATAAGCAATACCTGTTGGCGATTTTCTTCATGGCCTTTGGGTTTTGCCAGGTCTTCTCCGTCCTTGCGATGAGCACCAAGGATACTGGGTTGAGTGCGAGTGAGTATGGACTGATCATGAGTGTGAACGGGTTGCTGATTCTCCTGATCGAGTTGCCGATGAGCCATTTCTTGAAGCGTTTCGCGCCTCGCCGGGTGCTAGCGGTGGGCTTTGGACTGATCGGATTTGGACTTTTTGGATTTGGAATGGCCGGCAGTCATCTCGGTTTTCTTCTTGCGATGATCCTTTTTACTCTCGGTGAGATCGTCGCGTTGCCAGTCGGAATGGCTTACAGCAGTGGCCTCGCTCCAGAGGAGTTCCGTGGACGTTATCTCGGCCTGCGGGGAATTACCTGGGGAGTCGCGGGAGCGCTCGCAAGCACCGGCCTAGTGATTTACTCGGAAATCGGAATTGCAGTTTGGTTCATCGCGGGTGCCTCGAGTCTTATCGGCACGCTGGTCGTGCTCCTCCCTGCGAGGACCAGACGCAAGAGTGCCGCTTCGCCCAACCTGGCATCATAG
- a CDS encoding PH domain-containing protein: protein MNPTTSTIASRIKLERARRSWTQEKLAEECGLSTRSIQRYEKGETPSTECLRLLADAFEVELSAFQDASRRINFSAPWNHTLKTITIGFVLISIAVAVFVPQTALILTIVVLLAFFLGVAGYSIRDGYLLVHRFGWCKRFPLESLTDLQVEPNAMMGSIRVFGIGGLFGYVGYFRNGLLGTYRIYGTDPKKSVVAKFDGKPVVITPDDPEAFVESVRSTLSDSSNERRQKCH from the coding sequence ATGAATCCAACGACTTCGACTATCGCATCCAGAATCAAATTGGAACGGGCCCGCCGTTCCTGGACCCAGGAGAAACTCGCCGAGGAATGTGGCTTGTCGACTCGTTCGATCCAGCGATACGAAAAAGGGGAAACACCCTCAACAGAGTGCCTCCGACTCTTGGCAGATGCTTTCGAGGTCGAGCTCTCCGCATTTCAAGATGCCTCTCGACGAATCAACTTCAGCGCTCCGTGGAATCACACTCTTAAGACTATCACGATCGGATTCGTTCTCATTTCGATAGCAGTGGCAGTTTTTGTCCCTCAAACGGCATTAATCCTTACAATCGTCGTTCTGCTCGCATTCTTCCTCGGTGTTGCCGGATACTCGATCCGTGACGGTTACCTTCTGGTCCATCGCTTTGGATGGTGCAAACGCTTTCCGCTAGAGAGTCTCACCGATCTGCAAGTGGAACCCAATGCCATGATGGGATCGATACGGGTTTTTGGAATCGGCGGTCTTTTCGGCTACGTAGGCTACTTCCGGAATGGGTTACTAGGAACCTATCGGATTTACGGAACCGACCCCAAGAAGTCAGTCGTGGCAAAGTTCGATGGAAAGCCAGTAGTGATCACACCCGACGATCCAGAAGCCTTTGTTGAATCTGTGCGATCCACACTTTCCGATTCAAGCAACGAGCGCAGACAAAAATGTCACTAG
- a CDS encoding NAD(P)-dependent alcohol dehydrogenase — protein MKSLYLDRYGSSEVLSFRDLPKPEASSGQVIVKVHAVSLNPLDWRLMRADPFLIRLYFGLFKPKLHCLGADFSGVVDAVASDVTAFKAGDEIFGLMTPEITGSLSELIAIPSNSIVRKTQALSHPQAATLGVAALTAYEGIHDYRALKAKEKVLINGASGGVGTFAVQMAKELGAHVTGVCSGRNAELVRGLGANEVIDYQTTDLLRTEDRFDLVYDTVGNHPPKALKTLLAPGGRLVLASAGNSWGFLQAMRIAKKDASVDLIIDLKKDQKRLQAVGELATSGKIVPVIDREYSFEETPAAIDYVETKRARGKVVIRLDW, from the coding sequence ATGAAATCCCTTTATCTCGACCGTTACGGCAGCTCGGAGGTTCTGTCCTTCCGCGATCTCCCGAAACCCGAAGCCAGCTCAGGCCAGGTCATCGTCAAAGTCCACGCCGTTTCCTTGAACCCGCTCGACTGGAGACTCATGAGGGCCGACCCTTTTTTGATCCGTCTGTATTTCGGTCTCTTCAAACCCAAGCTCCACTGTCTCGGTGCTGACTTCTCGGGCGTTGTGGATGCCGTTGCCAGCGACGTCACGGCCTTCAAAGCCGGTGATGAGATCTTTGGTCTGATGACACCCGAGATCACGGGCTCACTTTCCGAGTTGATTGCGATTCCCTCGAACAGCATCGTTCGGAAAACGCAAGCCCTCTCCCATCCACAAGCAGCTACCCTTGGAGTTGCCGCCCTGACCGCCTACGAAGGCATCCACGACTACCGCGCTCTCAAGGCGAAGGAAAAGGTGTTGATCAACGGAGCGTCCGGCGGGGTCGGAACCTTTGCCGTTCAGATGGCCAAAGAACTCGGTGCCCACGTCACTGGTGTTTGCAGTGGCCGAAACGCAGAGCTAGTTCGCGGACTTGGTGCCAATGAAGTGATCGACTACCAAACAACCGACCTCCTTCGAACAGAGGATCGTTTCGACTTGGTCTACGATACCGTTGGCAACCACCCGCCGAAAGCCCTGAAAACCCTACTCGCTCCCGGTGGTCGATTAGTCCTTGCGAGTGCAGGAAATAGTTGGGGATTTCTCCAAGCGATGCGGATCGCGAAGAAGGATGCCTCCGTTGACCTCATTATCGACCTTAAGAAAGACCAGAAACGCCTGCAAGCGGTGGGTGAACTCGCAACCTCAGGCAAGATTGTTCCAGTCATTGACCGGGAATATTCTTTCGAAGAAACGCCTGCCGCCATTGACTATGTCGAGACCAAAAGGGCTCGTGGAAAAGTAGTTATTCGTCTGGACTGGTAA
- a CDS encoding amidohydrolase family protein, with translation MTIPILDTHQHLIYADKWPYSWAEDFPALSGKSFHYDDYLKASEGTGVTATVFMETTPDDPHWREENKLIDSLSREEGSLIQGMIANCRPEQDDFEAYLDEISGLRVHGLRRFLHAAPEGTAESEHFIPNLKRLSSRGLPFDLCVFEKQLPLAVWIARSCPEVQFVLDHCGVPGIKDGSFKSWAEGISELAEVDNVACKISGVLAYCEEDNADIDTVRPYVEHCIESFGWDRVVWGSDWPVVTTKSDLQYWVAATREILSTEDEGNQAKLLHRNAMKIYKVDHVPYR, from the coding sequence ATGACCATACCAATTCTCGATACCCACCAACATCTGATCTACGCGGATAAGTGGCCCTATTCATGGGCGGAGGACTTCCCGGCGCTTTCCGGCAAGAGTTTCCATTACGACGATTATCTGAAGGCCAGTGAGGGGACCGGAGTTACCGCAACGGTCTTCATGGAAACCACGCCCGACGACCCGCATTGGCGAGAGGAAAACAAGTTGATCGACAGCCTGAGCCGTGAGGAGGGTTCCCTCATTCAGGGAATGATCGCGAATTGCCGCCCCGAACAGGATGATTTTGAGGCTTATCTGGACGAGATCAGTGGTCTGCGCGTTCACGGGTTGCGCCGTTTTCTTCACGCAGCACCCGAGGGAACGGCGGAGTCGGAGCACTTCATCCCGAACCTCAAGCGTCTGTCGAGCCGCGGATTGCCTTTTGATTTGTGTGTCTTCGAAAAGCAATTGCCCTTGGCCGTCTGGATTGCCCGATCCTGTCCGGAGGTTCAGTTTGTCTTGGATCATTGCGGGGTTCCTGGGATCAAAGACGGCAGTTTCAAATCCTGGGCGGAAGGTATCTCCGAACTGGCCGAGGTCGACAATGTGGCCTGTAAGATTTCCGGTGTGCTCGCTTATTGCGAGGAAGATAATGCAGATATCGATACGGTGCGTCCCTACGTCGAACACTGTATCGAAAGCTTCGGCTGGGATCGAGTCGTCTGGGGGAGCGATTGGCCGGTCGTCACCACAAAATCCGATTTACAATACTGGGTCGCGGCTACGCGTGAGATTCTCTCGACAGAGGACGAGGGTAACCAGGCGAAATTGCTGCACCGTAACGCTATGAAGATTTACAAGGTCGACCATGTGCCTTACCGATAA